One genomic window of Cellulophaga sp. Hel_I_12 includes the following:
- a CDS encoding family 16 glycosylhydrolase codes for MIKLYNKKKIGYHGNFLSLSRTVVVLKSFFLVIFLMVNQSCAVDDTQTVVNFTELTMQDEFDTDGAPDSAIWGYDIGTGQNGWGNQELQYYTDRPENVTINNGIMIITAQQENFQGSSYTSARLLTKNKFSQTYGRFEARIRVPYGQGIWPAFWMLGVPEDQDEIWPNIGEIDIMEIRGQEPTKLIGSLHGPGYSGGEAISKEYVLQNDRLDTGFHIYGIEWGPDYVNHYIDDVLYNQTTPDDLPEGSEWVFDNDFYILINVAVGGTFVGAPNAETVFPQTMLVDYVRAYKYN; via the coding sequence ATGATAAAGTTATACAATAAAAAGAAAATTGGATACCATGGGAACTTCCTTTCTTTATCCAGAACGGTAGTTGTTCTAAAGTCCTTTTTCCTGGTAATTTTCTTGATGGTCAATCAAAGTTGTGCGGTAGATGATACCCAGACGGTGGTGAATTTTACGGAATTAACGATGCAGGATGAGTTCGATACCGACGGTGCTCCAGATAGCGCTATTTGGGGCTATGATATCGGCACAGGCCAAAACGGTTGGGGAAATCAAGAATTACAATACTATACGGATAGGCCAGAGAATGTCACCATCAATAATGGAATTATGATCATTACGGCACAGCAAGAAAATTTTCAAGGATCTTCGTATACCTCTGCCCGCCTTTTAACCAAAAATAAATTTTCACAGACCTACGGTCGTTTCGAAGCCCGTATTCGAGTGCCTTATGGACAAGGTATTTGGCCTGCATTTTGGATGCTGGGTGTTCCAGAAGATCAGGATGAAATATGGCCAAATATAGGAGAAATCGATATCATGGAAATACGAGGACAGGAACCAACAAAACTCATAGGAAGTCTACATGGCCCTGGGTATTCAGGTGGAGAAGCAATTTCAAAAGAGTATGTGCTTCAAAACGATCGCCTCGATACCGGCTTTCATATCTACGGGATTGAGTGGGGACCAGATTATGTAAATCATTATATAGACGATGTCTTATACAATCAAACGACACCTGATGACCTTCCTGAGGGATCAGAATGGGTTTTTGATAATGATTTTTACATTCTTATTAATGTAGCGGTGGGCGGTACTTTCGTTGGCGCACCCAATGCAGAAACTGTATTTCCTCAGACCATGTTGGTCGACTATGTAAGAGCCTATAAATATAATTGA
- a CDS encoding PKD domain-containing protein: MKLLLKKAKLISIFILAISFLGCDDEESQLPAVSAAFTYTINENTGTVTFINISEDARTYLWTFGDGRTSTEINPIKTFANGTFTITLKAMGISGASNTSEDTITINIPDKISLPVTFDGPNVAYTIATFNGTSFEILDNPDASGTNDKASKVGAITNIGAAFEGINFDVGTQIDLATEKTITMNFWSDVPVPVLMKLEEGTAADIEVTANHGGTGWETINFNFSSSAKYIRLTLFVDGPGTSAGTFYIDDIAQIVTPIVENGCATTPIAATALPLNFEACETFLSSENFGDGISSKLAPNPSKSGINNSDFVLQVDKPAGSSFFAGVQNTFENNFDLTTTNTFKVKVYSTKANVVLRFELAVNPQTVPVTGNPAPVFRTVANANVWTEVSFTFTNLPGAPTAYNQLVIKPDNNETDSAITADGTYYFDDLTLSAPATGGGGALVACDGGVLVNNFETADNSIFNNFGGGVGTIINNSDTSVNSSAKLGQYVKNAGEPFGGITIALGSTIDLDNGTFSIDVNSQSVRQLLFKLEGLNQELILPTSGTGWETLSYDFSGLTGGVTGITLIMDNGVQGDGSAAWTIQFDNIRLCDNGGSGGGGALVACDGGVLVNNFETADNSIFNNFGGGLGTIIDNSDTSVNSSAKLGQYVKNAGEPFGGITIALASTIDLDKGTFSIDVNSQSVRQLLFKLEGLNQELILPTSGTGWETLSYNFSSFTGAVTGITLIMDNGVQGDGSAAWTIQFDNIRLCDNGGSGGGGSSCTPPPAGQFITDGGFEQNAGCWELIQIQAGTSSTISTTVNNGGSNSARIKTAQAGNPGIKQTRFGIGAILPNTAYIVKFDIRSDANDPVANGSILNAATFSESAEGSGIGAVRHNLVSGDANIPSTWTTRTITFTTSGNVDGGLSLLIELIGGGPTTTGTVFIDNVSLVAQ; encoded by the coding sequence ATGAAACTACTACTAAAAAAAGCTAAGTTAATTTCAATTTTTATCTTGGCGATTTCCTTTCTAGGATGTGATGACGAGGAATCTCAATTACCTGCAGTTAGCGCTGCATTTACCTATACCATAAATGAAAACACAGGGACGGTAACTTTTATAAATATTTCTGAAGATGCCAGAACTTACTTGTGGACCTTTGGAGACGGTAGAACCTCCACCGAAATTAATCCTATAAAAACATTTGCAAACGGAACCTTTACCATTACTTTAAAAGCAATGGGAATCTCAGGAGCTTCTAATACTTCTGAGGATACGATAACAATTAATATTCCAGACAAAATTTCATTACCAGTTACTTTTGATGGTCCAAATGTAGCCTATACTATTGCTACTTTTAATGGTACTTCATTTGAAATACTTGATAATCCTGATGCTTCAGGCACTAATGATAAGGCTTCTAAAGTTGGGGCAATTACCAATATTGGAGCTGCTTTTGAAGGGATTAATTTTGATGTTGGTACGCAAATAGATCTAGCTACCGAAAAAACAATTACCATGAATTTTTGGTCTGATGTACCTGTACCAGTTTTAATGAAACTTGAAGAAGGTACTGCGGCAGATATCGAAGTCACTGCAAATCATGGCGGTACTGGATGGGAAACGATCAATTTTAATTTTTCCTCATCAGCGAAATATATACGTTTAACCTTATTTGTAGATGGGCCAGGAACAAGCGCTGGTACTTTTTATATTGACGATATCGCACAAATTGTAACACCAATTGTTGAAAATGGTTGTGCTACTACGCCGATCGCAGCAACTGCACTGCCATTAAATTTTGAAGCTTGTGAAACCTTTCTTTCCTCAGAGAATTTTGGGGATGGTATTAGTTCAAAGTTAGCTCCGAATCCATCTAAATCAGGAATAAACAACTCCGATTTTGTGTTGCAGGTAGATAAACCTGCTGGTTCTAGTTTCTTTGCAGGAGTTCAGAATACCTTTGAGAATAACTTCGATTTGACGACCACAAATACGTTTAAGGTAAAAGTATATTCTACAAAGGCTAATGTGGTATTACGTTTTGAGTTGGCTGTTAATCCACAAACGGTTCCGGTTACAGGAAATCCTGCTCCCGTTTTTAGAACGGTAGCAAATGCAAATGTATGGACGGAAGTATCATTTACATTTACCAATTTACCCGGTGCGCCTACCGCATACAATCAATTGGTGATTAAGCCAGATAATAATGAAACTGATAGTGCCATTACTGCAGACGGAACCTATTACTTTGATGATCTTACCCTTTCAGCCCCTGCAACTGGTGGTGGCGGAGCTTTGGTAGCGTGTGACGGTGGAGTATTGGTGAATAACTTCGAGACTGCGGATAACTCCATTTTCAATAATTTTGGTGGTGGTGTTGGTACCATTATCAATAATTCGGACACTTCTGTTAATAGCAGTGCTAAGTTGGGACAATATGTTAAAAATGCAGGTGAGCCTTTTGGTGGAATCACCATAGCCTTGGGCAGTACTATTGATTTAGACAATGGAACGTTCTCTATCGATGTAAATTCTCAGTCCGTTCGGCAGTTGTTGTTCAAGCTGGAAGGATTAAATCAAGAACTGATCTTGCCGACATCTGGCACTGGGTGGGAAACCCTATCATACGACTTTTCGGGTCTTACGGGCGGAGTTACTGGTATCACTTTGATTATGGACAACGGTGTTCAAGGAGATGGTAGCGCAGCTTGGACTATTCAGTTTGATAACATAAGGTTGTGTGACAATGGGGGTTCTGGCGGCGGCGGAGCTTTGGTAGCGTGTGACGGTGGAGTATTGGTGAATAACTTCGAGACTGCGGATAACTCCATTTTCAATAATTTTGGTGGTGGTTTAGGTACCATTATCGATAATTCGGACACTTCTGTTAATAGCAGTGCTAAGTTGGGACAATATGTTAAAAATGCAGGTGAGCCTTTTGGTGGAATCACTATAGCCTTGGCCAGTACTATTGATTTGGACAAAGGAACATTCTCTATCGATGTAAATTCTCAGTCTGTTCGGCAGTTGTTGTTCAAGCTGGAAGGATTAAATCAAGAACTGATCTTGCCGACATCAGGCACCGGGTGGGAAACCCTGTCCTATAACTTTTCGAGCTTTACGGGCGCAGTTACCGGAATCACTTTGATTATGGACAACGGTGTTCAAGGAGATGGTAGCGCAGCTTGGACTATTCAGTTTGATAACATAAGGTTGTGTGACAATGGAGGTTCTGGCGGCGGCGGAAGCTCATGTACTCCACCACCTGCAGGACAGTTTATAACTGATGGCGGATTTGAACAAAATGCAGGTTGTTGGGAGCTTATACAAATACAGGCAGGTACCTCAAGTACAATTTCTACAACTGTAAATAATGGAGGAAGTAATTCAGCACGTATCAAAACAGCTCAAGCCGGAAATCCTGGAATAAAGCAAACACGCTTTGGTATTGGTGCTATATTACCAAATACTGCATATATTGTGAAATTTGATATCCGATCCGACGCTAACGACCCCGTGGCAAATGGTTCAATACTTAATGCTGCCACATTTTCTGAATCAGCAGAAGGTTCTGGGATTGGTGCAGTAAGGCATAATCTTGTATCAGGTGATGCAAATATACCATCCACTTGGACCACAAGAACGATAACATTTACAACATCGGGTAATGTAGATGGAGGTTTATCTCTTCTAATTGAGTTGATCGGTGGAGGACCGACTACTACAGGAACTGTATTTATCGATAATGTATCTCTAGTAGCTCAATAA